Proteins from a single region of Clupea harengus chromosome 5, Ch_v2.0.2, whole genome shotgun sequence:
- the LOC105909843 gene encoding band 4.1-like protein 1 isoform X1 has product MTTETGPESEVGLHDSASDGKMAKQDQDSKLHDDHRDDASERTTPGKMAKSPQKSGKRSKTAPFKVTLLDSSEYEGAIEKNARGQALLDMMCEHLNLLEKDYFGLIFSDSDSQKNWLDPSKEIKKQMRTSPWQFAFAVKFYPPDPAQLIEDITRYYLCLQLRDDILSGRLPCSFVTHALLGSYAVQAELGDYDHDEHSSDYVSDFRFAPNQTRELEERVMELHRNYSRGMTPAEAEINFLENAKKLSMYGVDLHHAKDSEGIDIMLGVCANGLLIYRDRLRINRFAWPKILKISYKRSNFYIKIRPGEYEQFESTIGFKLPNHRAAKKLWKVCIEHHTFFRLVSPEPPPKGFLVMGSKFRYSGRTQAQTRQAGALIDRPAPHFERSTSKRYLLSRSLDGEFSRPVSGLSHDQDGMSHRSVSELPRSPSGDDLDHRTELSTDQELDTEYEQDLVLDPLDQDPDSVTTPTKRKEIKEDDEATLEAQQEQELESTPRHHQEFMDKSEDFLLKHQASINELKRALKEPNSKLTTREKRLSGGSPGGTPEKKADVGCAGGMDASNVTSLEGFTQKTLVTSPEGSEEWVLIEKQDDCQPDNYQKVDSKDKPNRSSLSEASDPGLERKKESEKEITKMIHIEVTGEDGEEMQVQMDCFPSPKLPPRDESKESSKESSLKNNNNCIMAELSAKIKGESKEEESQSEAPPEADNWPRNEKSPVPAQAAEHQSHQVCREKRPLSLNLGMSTEFVYEKETDSPSGKDESEVSDEENASVGEEDDQADLHESPFRIQMKREPVAMKMNISMNDEDTSVTAPASQVQNKNRVTDECKSNITRGSLMFDESKKQGENLTKTKRGEDTTCVDSVKGAADVGGRMEIVSQKEVTKMIMIDSEDNVGHNANKLTNDWTVNISRRDRPRSYMFEEVQSDKAQKRKSTGSAHVEITRIVPLKPERSKSSSYRDEVDNSFKADEECKRLSSSFKREFIPVNELPEQSTDINRNDIWPSSFAERPSASSPVLTNPYPVGSPKSPTMMGHSVFQSWEEQFQPKERTFGDDLATRLHGTGGSRDDPFQFDQGAAGAPPFSPRAAGYNKNAPPTPPVKTKKARESGLILRNSRNPGKDPGVDGAAERRHAEPLSTPAINEEQLAEAKREPWDRRPISASDLEEQERDREHERESVFMKDALLGIERKCSSMTVSSTSSLEAEVDFTVITDLHPGTEEFSRGLSELAERGGGGEGQPEVGCDDFEETSHFYSARLMGQDKPPVEQRPLEERGHHEVDAPPVARKDPNAVSIAHSLRRAEVKEEPHSNGAEVPPTIIDISEQQTQGEVNCMETKFSSTDDTQPQEGDMSQEDHGDKEAPPPSRENGSPVKAGSLGRDSAVSPLTVTTENVTSATTTQVTKTVKGGYSETRIEKRIIITGDDDVDQDQALAMAIQEAKQQHPDMLVTKAVVVRETESSEEKHRTPEVS; this is encoded by the exons ATGACGACTGAGACCGGTCCGGAGTCAGAAGTGGGCTTGCATGACTCTGCTTCAGATGGCAAGATGGCCAAACAG GACCAGGACAGCAAACTTCACGACGACCATCGAGACGATGCCTCAGAGAGGACGACTCCTGGCAAGATGGCCAAATCCCCGCAGAAATCTGGCAAGCGGTCCAAGACCGCTCCCTTCAAGGTGACTCTGTTGGACAGTTCGGAGTATGAAGGTGCCATCGAA AAGAACGCTCGTGGACAGGCTCTGCTGGACATGATGTGTGAACACTTAAACCTCCTGGAGAAGGACTACTTCGGCCTTATCTTCAGTGACTCAGATAGTCAGAAG aactGGCTGGACCCCTCCAAAGAAATCAAGAAGCAGATGCGCA cCTCCCCCTGGCAGTTTGCCTTTGCGGTTAAATTCTACCCACCAGACCCTGCCCAGCTTATTGAAGACATCACCAG ATATTACCTGTGTCTGCAGCTGAGGGATGACATCCTCTCTGGCCGGCTCCCCTGCTCCTTCGTCACACACGCGCTGCTGGGCTCCTACGCGGTGCAGGCGGAGCTGGGTGACTACGACCATGACGAGCACAGCTCCGACTACGTCAGCGACTTCCGCTTCGCCCCCAACCAGACtcgagagctggaggagagggtgatggagCTGCATAGAAACTACAG CAGGGGGATGACTCCTGCAGAGGCCGAGATCAACTTCCTGGAGAACGCCAAGAAGCTGTCCATGTATGGAGTGGACCTCCACCACGCCAAG GACTCCGAGGGGATTGACATCATGCTTGGCGTGTGTGCCAACGGCCTGCTGATATACCGGGACCGGCTCCGTATCAATCGATTCGCCTGGCCAAAGATCCTCAAGATCTCCTACAAGAGGAGCAACTTTTACATAAAGATCCGACCAGGCGAG TATGAGCAGTTTGAGAGCACCATCGGCTTCAAGCTGCCCAACCACAGGGCCGCCAAGAAGCTCTGGAAGGTTTGCATAGAGCATCACACCTTCTTCAG GTTAGTGTCCCCAGAGCCGCCACCCAAAGGCTTCCTGGTCATGGGCTCAAAGTTCCGGTACAGCGGACGGACGCAAGCCCAGACGAGGCAGGCCGGCGCCCTGATCGACCGCCCCGCACCTCACTTTGAGCGCTCCACCAGCAAGAGGTACCTGCTCTCCCGGAGCCTGGATGGAG AGTTCTCCCGGCCTGTGTCTGGTCTGAGTCACGACCAGGACGGCATGTCGCATCGCAGCGTCAGCGAGCTCCCGCGCTCGCCCTCCGGAGACGACCTGGACCACAGGACCGAGCTGAGTACGGACCAGGAGCTGGACACCGAGTACGAGCAGGACCTGGTCCTGGACCCGCTGGACCAGGACCCTGACAGCGTCACCACGCCAACCAAGAGGAAGGAGATTAAG GAGGATGACGAAGCAACTCTAGAGGCTCAACAGGAG CAGGAGCTGGAGTCTACTCCACGCCACCATCAGGAG TTCATGGATAAGTCGGAAGATTTTCTCCTGAAGCACCAGGCCAGCATCAATGAGCTGAAGCGAGCTCTGAAGGAGCCTAACAGCAAGCTGACGACCCGGGAGAAGCGGCTGTCAGGGGGCTCCCCAGGAGGCACGCCCGAGAAGAAGGCT GATGTGGGGTGTGCGGGGGGCATGGATGCCAGTAACGTCACATCTCTGGAGGGCTTCACGCAGAAGACCCTGGTGACTTCTCCTGAG GGCTCTGAGGAATGGGTATTGATTGAAAAGCAGGATGATTGCCAGCCAGACAATTACCAAAAGGTGGACAGCAAGGATAAGCCTAATAGAAGTTCACTTTCTGAAGCCTCGGATCCCGgcttggagagaaagaaagagtccGAAAAAGAGATCACCAAAATGATACATATCGAAGTAACTGGGGAGGATGGTGAGGAGATGCAAGTCCAGATGGATTGTTTCCCATCCCCAAAGCTGCCGCCAAGAGACGAGAGCAAAGAGTCGAGCAAAGAGTCAAGcctgaagaacaacaacaactgcaTCATGGCGGAGTTGTCTGCCAAAATCAAAGGTGAGTCGAAGGAAGAGGAATCACAGAGCGAAGCTCCACCGGAGGCGGACAACTGGCCCAGAAATGAGAAATCCCCTGTCCCGGCTCAAGCAGCCGAGCATCAGTCACACCAGGTCTGCAGGGAGAAGAGACCTCTCAGTCTGAACTTAGGCATGTCGACCGAGTTTGTGTACGAGAAAGAGACGGATAGTCCAAGTGGCAAAGACGAGAGCGAAGTGTCCGACGAGGAAAACGCATCAGTGGGTGAGGAAGATGATCAGGCCGACCTCCACGAGAGCCCATTTAGGATACAGATGAAAAGGGAGCCTGTGGCTATGAAGATGAACATTAGTATGAATGATGAGGACACATCAGTGACTGCTCCCGCTTCACAggtccaaaacaaaaacagggtAACAGATGAATGCAAGAGCAACATTACTCGGGGAAGTCTCATGTTTGATGAGTcgaagaaacagggagagaatctgacaaaaacaaagagaggggaagacacaACTTGCGTAGATTCGGTCAAAGGAGCGGCGGATGTTGGAGGACGAATGGAGATCGTCTCGCAGAAGGAAGTCACAAAAATGATCATGATTGACAGCGAGGACAACGTAGGGCACAATGCGAACAAACTGACGAACGACTGGACGGTGAACATTTCACGGAGAGACAGGCCCAGGTCGTACATGTTTGAAGAGGTTCAGTCCGACAAAGCCCAGAAGAGGAAATCTACAGGCTCCGCTCATGTCGAAATCACACGGATCGTTCCACTGAAACCCGAGAGGTCCAAGAGTTCCTCTTACCGAGACGAGGTAGACAACAGCTTCAAAGCGGATGAAGAGTGCAAACGACTCAGCAGTAGCTTTAAAAGAGAGTTCATTCCAGTGAACGAACTACCAGAACAATCCACCGACATCAATAGGAACGACATCTGGCCTTCCAGTTTTGCAGAGAGGCCCTCTGCTTCCAGCCCCGTTCTGACCAATCCATATCCAGTAGGGTCACCTAAGTCCCCGACCATGATGGGTCACTCCGTCTTTCAGAGCTGGGAGGAGCAGTTCCAACCAAAGGAGAGAACTTTTGGGGACGACCTTGCAACAAGACTGCACGGGACGGGCGGCTCGAGGGACGACCCGTTTCAGTTTGACCAAGGTGCTGCTGGGGCCCCACCTTTCAGCCCAAGGGCCGCTGGATACAACAAGAATGCTCCTCCGACCCCCCCGGTCAAAACGAAGAAGGCCCGGGAGTCTGGGCTCATTCTCCGCAACAGCCGCAACCCCGGCAAGGACCCTGGAGTAGACGGAGCAGCCGAGAGGAGACATGCG GAGCCTCTGTCTACCCCTGCGATCAATGAAGAACAGCTAGCTGAGGCTAAG AGGGAACCCTGGGATAGGCGACCGATCTCGGCCTCCGacctggaggagcaggagcgtGACCGCGAGCATGAGCGCGAGTCGGTCTTCATGAAGGACGCGCTCCTAGGCATCGAGCGGAAGTGCTCCAGCATGACGGTCAGCTCCACGTCCAGCCTGGAGGCGGAGGTGGACTTCACCGTCATCACCGACCTCCACCCGGGCACGGAGGAGTTCTCGCGGGGCTTGAGTGAGCTGGCTGAgaggggcggaggaggagaggggcagccGGAGGTGGGCTGTGATGACTTTGAGGAAACGTCTCATTTCTACTCTGCCCGCCTGATGGGGCAGGATAAGCCCCCTGTAGAACAGCGCCCcctagaggagagaggacaccaCGAGGTAGACGCT CCTCCTGTGGCAAGGAAAGACCCTAATGCTGTGAGCATCGCCCACTCGCTGCGGAGGGCTGAGGTCAAAGAGGAGCCCCATTCCAATGGTGCAGAAGTGCCCCCCACCATCATAGACATCTCAGAACAG CAAACACAAGGTGAAGTCAACTGCATGGAGACAAAGTTCTCCAGCACTGACGACACTCAACCACAAGAGGGCGACATG AGCCAGGAGGATCACGGAGACAAGGAGGCTCCTCCACCTAGCAGAGAGAATGGGTCTCCA GTAAAAGCAGGCTCTCTAGGGAGAGACTCCGCAGTGTCCCCTCTCACTGTCACCACGGAAAATGTTACCTCAGCAACCACCACCCAAGTAACCAAG ACAGTGAAAGGGGGTTACTCAGAGACCAGGATTGAGAAAAGGATAATAATCACAGGAGATGATGACGTTGACCAAGATCAG GCACTCGCCATGGCGATCCAGGAAGCCAAGCAGCAGCACCCTGATATGCTGGTGACAAAGGCGGTGGTTGTTAGGGAAACAGAATCTTCAGAGGAGAAACACAGGACGCCGGAGGTGAGTTAA
- the LOC105909843 gene encoding band 4.1-like protein 1 isoform X3, whose product MTTETGPESEVGLHDSASDGKMAKQDQDSKLHDDHRDDASERTTPGKMAKSPQKSGKRSKTAPFKVTLLDSSEYEGAIEKNARGQALLDMMCEHLNLLEKDYFGLIFSDSDSQKNWLDPSKEIKKQMRTSPWQFAFAVKFYPPDPAQLIEDITRYYLCLQLRDDILSGRLPCSFVTHALLGSYAVQAELGDYDHDEHSSDYVSDFRFAPNQTRELEERVMELHRNYSRGMTPAEAEINFLENAKKLSMYGVDLHHAKDSEGIDIMLGVCANGLLIYRDRLRINRFAWPKILKISYKRSNFYIKIRPGEYEQFESTIGFKLPNHRAAKKLWKVCIEHHTFFRLVSPEPPPKGFLVMGSKFRYSGRTQAQTRQAGALIDRPAPHFERSTSKRYLLSRSLDGEFSRPVSGLSHDQDGMSHRSVSELPRSPSGDDLDHRTELSTDQELDTEYEQDLVLDPLDQDPDSVTTPTKRKEIKEDDEATLEAQQEQELESTPRHHQEFMDKSEDFLLKHQASINELKRALKEPNSKLTTREKRLSGGSPGGTPEKKADVGCAGGMDASNVTSLEGFTQKTLVTSPEGSEEWVLIEKQDDCQPDNYQKVDSKDKPNRSSLSEASDPGLERKKESEKEITKMIHIEVTGEDGEEMQVQMDCFPSPKLPPRDESKESSKESSLKNNNNCIMAELSAKIKGESKEEESQSEAPPEADNWPRNEKSPVPAQAAEHQSHQVCREKRPLSLNLGMSTEFVYEKETDSPSGKDESEVSDEENASVGEEDDQADLHESPFRIQMKREPVAMKMNISMNDEDTSVTAPASQVQNKNRVTDECKSNITRGSLMFDESKKQGENLTKTKRGEDTTCVDSVKGAADVGGRMEIVSQKEVTKMIMIDSEDNVGHNANKLTNDWTVNISRRDRPRSYMFEEVQSDKAQKRKSTGSAHVEITRIVPLKPERSKSSSYRDEVDNSFKADEECKRLSSSFKREFIPVNELPEQSTDINRNDIWPSSFAERPSASSPVLTNPYPVGSPKSPTMMGHSVFQSWEEQFQPKERTFGDDLATRLHGTGGSRDDPFQFDQGAAGAPPFSPRAAGYNKNAPPTPPVKTKKARESGLILRNSRNPGKDPGVDGAAERRHAEPLSTPAINEEQLAEAKREPWDRRPISASDLEEQERDREHERESVFMKDALLGIERKCSSMTVSSTSSLEAEVDFTVITDLHPGTEEFSRGLSELAERGGGGEGQPEVGCDDFEETSHFYSARLMGQDKPPVEQRPLEERGHHEVDAPPVARKDPNAVSIAHSLRRAEVKEEPHSNGAEVPPTIIDISEQQTQGEVNCMETKFSSTDDTQPQEGDMSQEDHGDKEAPPPSRENGSPVKAGSLGRDSAVSPLTVTTENVTSATTTQVTKTVKGGYSETRIEKRIIITGDDDVDQDQALAMAIQEAKQQHPDMLVTKAVVVRETESSEEKHRTPES is encoded by the exons ATGACGACTGAGACCGGTCCGGAGTCAGAAGTGGGCTTGCATGACTCTGCTTCAGATGGCAAGATGGCCAAACAG GACCAGGACAGCAAACTTCACGACGACCATCGAGACGATGCCTCAGAGAGGACGACTCCTGGCAAGATGGCCAAATCCCCGCAGAAATCTGGCAAGCGGTCCAAGACCGCTCCCTTCAAGGTGACTCTGTTGGACAGTTCGGAGTATGAAGGTGCCATCGAA AAGAACGCTCGTGGACAGGCTCTGCTGGACATGATGTGTGAACACTTAAACCTCCTGGAGAAGGACTACTTCGGCCTTATCTTCAGTGACTCAGATAGTCAGAAG aactGGCTGGACCCCTCCAAAGAAATCAAGAAGCAGATGCGCA cCTCCCCCTGGCAGTTTGCCTTTGCGGTTAAATTCTACCCACCAGACCCTGCCCAGCTTATTGAAGACATCACCAG ATATTACCTGTGTCTGCAGCTGAGGGATGACATCCTCTCTGGCCGGCTCCCCTGCTCCTTCGTCACACACGCGCTGCTGGGCTCCTACGCGGTGCAGGCGGAGCTGGGTGACTACGACCATGACGAGCACAGCTCCGACTACGTCAGCGACTTCCGCTTCGCCCCCAACCAGACtcgagagctggaggagagggtgatggagCTGCATAGAAACTACAG CAGGGGGATGACTCCTGCAGAGGCCGAGATCAACTTCCTGGAGAACGCCAAGAAGCTGTCCATGTATGGAGTGGACCTCCACCACGCCAAG GACTCCGAGGGGATTGACATCATGCTTGGCGTGTGTGCCAACGGCCTGCTGATATACCGGGACCGGCTCCGTATCAATCGATTCGCCTGGCCAAAGATCCTCAAGATCTCCTACAAGAGGAGCAACTTTTACATAAAGATCCGACCAGGCGAG TATGAGCAGTTTGAGAGCACCATCGGCTTCAAGCTGCCCAACCACAGGGCCGCCAAGAAGCTCTGGAAGGTTTGCATAGAGCATCACACCTTCTTCAG GTTAGTGTCCCCAGAGCCGCCACCCAAAGGCTTCCTGGTCATGGGCTCAAAGTTCCGGTACAGCGGACGGACGCAAGCCCAGACGAGGCAGGCCGGCGCCCTGATCGACCGCCCCGCACCTCACTTTGAGCGCTCCACCAGCAAGAGGTACCTGCTCTCCCGGAGCCTGGATGGAG AGTTCTCCCGGCCTGTGTCTGGTCTGAGTCACGACCAGGACGGCATGTCGCATCGCAGCGTCAGCGAGCTCCCGCGCTCGCCCTCCGGAGACGACCTGGACCACAGGACCGAGCTGAGTACGGACCAGGAGCTGGACACCGAGTACGAGCAGGACCTGGTCCTGGACCCGCTGGACCAGGACCCTGACAGCGTCACCACGCCAACCAAGAGGAAGGAGATTAAG GAGGATGACGAAGCAACTCTAGAGGCTCAACAGGAG CAGGAGCTGGAGTCTACTCCACGCCACCATCAGGAG TTCATGGATAAGTCGGAAGATTTTCTCCTGAAGCACCAGGCCAGCATCAATGAGCTGAAGCGAGCTCTGAAGGAGCCTAACAGCAAGCTGACGACCCGGGAGAAGCGGCTGTCAGGGGGCTCCCCAGGAGGCACGCCCGAGAAGAAGGCT GATGTGGGGTGTGCGGGGGGCATGGATGCCAGTAACGTCACATCTCTGGAGGGCTTCACGCAGAAGACCCTGGTGACTTCTCCTGAG GGCTCTGAGGAATGGGTATTGATTGAAAAGCAGGATGATTGCCAGCCAGACAATTACCAAAAGGTGGACAGCAAGGATAAGCCTAATAGAAGTTCACTTTCTGAAGCCTCGGATCCCGgcttggagagaaagaaagagtccGAAAAAGAGATCACCAAAATGATACATATCGAAGTAACTGGGGAGGATGGTGAGGAGATGCAAGTCCAGATGGATTGTTTCCCATCCCCAAAGCTGCCGCCAAGAGACGAGAGCAAAGAGTCGAGCAAAGAGTCAAGcctgaagaacaacaacaactgcaTCATGGCGGAGTTGTCTGCCAAAATCAAAGGTGAGTCGAAGGAAGAGGAATCACAGAGCGAAGCTCCACCGGAGGCGGACAACTGGCCCAGAAATGAGAAATCCCCTGTCCCGGCTCAAGCAGCCGAGCATCAGTCACACCAGGTCTGCAGGGAGAAGAGACCTCTCAGTCTGAACTTAGGCATGTCGACCGAGTTTGTGTACGAGAAAGAGACGGATAGTCCAAGTGGCAAAGACGAGAGCGAAGTGTCCGACGAGGAAAACGCATCAGTGGGTGAGGAAGATGATCAGGCCGACCTCCACGAGAGCCCATTTAGGATACAGATGAAAAGGGAGCCTGTGGCTATGAAGATGAACATTAGTATGAATGATGAGGACACATCAGTGACTGCTCCCGCTTCACAggtccaaaacaaaaacagggtAACAGATGAATGCAAGAGCAACATTACTCGGGGAAGTCTCATGTTTGATGAGTcgaagaaacagggagagaatctgacaaaaacaaagagaggggaagacacaACTTGCGTAGATTCGGTCAAAGGAGCGGCGGATGTTGGAGGACGAATGGAGATCGTCTCGCAGAAGGAAGTCACAAAAATGATCATGATTGACAGCGAGGACAACGTAGGGCACAATGCGAACAAACTGACGAACGACTGGACGGTGAACATTTCACGGAGAGACAGGCCCAGGTCGTACATGTTTGAAGAGGTTCAGTCCGACAAAGCCCAGAAGAGGAAATCTACAGGCTCCGCTCATGTCGAAATCACACGGATCGTTCCACTGAAACCCGAGAGGTCCAAGAGTTCCTCTTACCGAGACGAGGTAGACAACAGCTTCAAAGCGGATGAAGAGTGCAAACGACTCAGCAGTAGCTTTAAAAGAGAGTTCATTCCAGTGAACGAACTACCAGAACAATCCACCGACATCAATAGGAACGACATCTGGCCTTCCAGTTTTGCAGAGAGGCCCTCTGCTTCCAGCCCCGTTCTGACCAATCCATATCCAGTAGGGTCACCTAAGTCCCCGACCATGATGGGTCACTCCGTCTTTCAGAGCTGGGAGGAGCAGTTCCAACCAAAGGAGAGAACTTTTGGGGACGACCTTGCAACAAGACTGCACGGGACGGGCGGCTCGAGGGACGACCCGTTTCAGTTTGACCAAGGTGCTGCTGGGGCCCCACCTTTCAGCCCAAGGGCCGCTGGATACAACAAGAATGCTCCTCCGACCCCCCCGGTCAAAACGAAGAAGGCCCGGGAGTCTGGGCTCATTCTCCGCAACAGCCGCAACCCCGGCAAGGACCCTGGAGTAGACGGAGCAGCCGAGAGGAGACATGCG GAGCCTCTGTCTACCCCTGCGATCAATGAAGAACAGCTAGCTGAGGCTAAG AGGGAACCCTGGGATAGGCGACCGATCTCGGCCTCCGacctggaggagcaggagcgtGACCGCGAGCATGAGCGCGAGTCGGTCTTCATGAAGGACGCGCTCCTAGGCATCGAGCGGAAGTGCTCCAGCATGACGGTCAGCTCCACGTCCAGCCTGGAGGCGGAGGTGGACTTCACCGTCATCACCGACCTCCACCCGGGCACGGAGGAGTTCTCGCGGGGCTTGAGTGAGCTGGCTGAgaggggcggaggaggagaggggcagccGGAGGTGGGCTGTGATGACTTTGAGGAAACGTCTCATTTCTACTCTGCCCGCCTGATGGGGCAGGATAAGCCCCCTGTAGAACAGCGCCCcctagaggagagaggacaccaCGAGGTAGACGCT CCTCCTGTGGCAAGGAAAGACCCTAATGCTGTGAGCATCGCCCACTCGCTGCGGAGGGCTGAGGTCAAAGAGGAGCCCCATTCCAATGGTGCAGAAGTGCCCCCCACCATCATAGACATCTCAGAACAG CAAACACAAGGTGAAGTCAACTGCATGGAGACAAAGTTCTCCAGCACTGACGACACTCAACCACAAGAGGGCGACATG AGCCAGGAGGATCACGGAGACAAGGAGGCTCCTCCACCTAGCAGAGAGAATGGGTCTCCA GTAAAAGCAGGCTCTCTAGGGAGAGACTCCGCAGTGTCCCCTCTCACTGTCACCACGGAAAATGTTACCTCAGCAACCACCACCCAAGTAACCAAG ACAGTGAAAGGGGGTTACTCAGAGACCAGGATTGAGAAAAGGATAATAATCACAGGAGATGATGACGTTGACCAAGATCAG GCACTCGCCATGGCGATCCAGGAAGCCAAGCAGCAGCACCCTGATATGCTGGTGACAAAGGCGGTGGTTGTTAGGGAAACAGAATCTTCAGAGGAGAAACACAGGACGCCGGAG TCCTGA